TGCGGTTCAGCCGGATGTAGACCGGCCCGTCGATGGCTGCCGCTTCACGGACAGCCCATTTCGTCTCCACTCCGTCGGCAGGGCAGAGGACGGTCATTCCGGGAAGCACACGCATGGTGGCCAGATCCTCGAAGGACTGGTGGGTGGCACCGTCGGCGAAGTCGGAGAGACCACAGCTCGAGCCGACGATCTTCACGTTGAGTTTGGGCAGGCAGACGCTCTGGCGGATCTGGTCGAAGGGGCGCCCCGAGGCGAACACGGCGAAGGAGTGGGCGAAGGGAATCTTGCCGGTGAGGGAAAGTCCTGCCGCCACGGAGATCATGTTCTGCTCGCCGATGCCCATCTCGAAATACCGCTCGGGGAAGTTCTTCTCGATCACCACCGACTGGGTGGAACCGCAGAGGTCCGCGTCCAGGGCCACGACCCTGGGATTCTCTTTCGCGACGGCGAGGAGTTCCTCGCCGTAGGCAGTCCGAAGATTCATCAACAT
The DNA window shown above is from Aminivibrio sp. and carries:
- a CDS encoding transketolase C-terminal domain-containing protein: MLMNLRTAYGEELLAVAKENPRVVALDADLCGSTQSVVIEKNFPERYFEMGIGEQNMISVAAGLSLTGKIPFAHSFAVFASGRPFDQIRQSVCLPKLNVKIVGSSCGLSDFADGATHQSFEDLATMRVLPGMTVLCPADGVETKWAVREAAAIDGPVYIRLNRNDLPVLFDENTPFATGKPLVVRGGSQVALIGTGTMTAIAMEAAYLLEKKGISARVIHLGTIKPIDGEALAKAINGAKGIVTCEEHSIYCGLGSAVAETLCTAPLPMRMVGIQDRYGQSAVCYEELLVHYGLTKENIAAAAEKLL